One Vanacampus margaritifer isolate UIUO_Vmar chromosome 20, RoL_Vmar_1.0, whole genome shotgun sequence DNA window includes the following coding sequences:
- the myca gene encoding transcriptional regulator Myc-A isoform X2 has product MPLSSALVSRNYDYDYDSLQPYFYYDHSEEDFYPQQPQPPAPSEDIWKKFELLPTPPLSPSRRPSLSGMPYPSTADQLEMVSEFLGDDAVNQSIICDADYSQTFLQSIIIQDCMWSGFSAAAKLKKVVSEQLASLHAARRDASPAAPAAPHSADASPACAAREAASDRSSAWRLNSSYLQDINTAASECIDPSVVFPYPVAETPKQGGTSGRDLGLDTPPNSGSCNSSDSEDDDEEEEDEEEEEEEEEEAEVDAGDEVEDEEEIDVVTVEKRQAVKRCDRSCGGPAGPLVLKRCHVSTQQHNYAAHPPATHPAGKRLKMDAGGACGGVSQSRVLKQISGNRKCSSPRSSPSDSEDHDKRRTHNVLERQRRNELKLSFLALRDQIPEVANNDKAAKVLILKKAAECVRGMQADERRLLSLKEQLRRRGQLLAHKLSTLRHQPA; this is encoded by the exons ATGCCGCTCAGCTCCGCTCTGGTGAGCCGGAACTACGATTACGACTACGACTCCCTCCAGCCCTACTTCTACTACGACCATTCGGAAGAGGACTTCTACCCGCAACAGCCGCAGCCCCCGGCGCCCAGCGAGGACATCTGGAAAAAGTTTGAGCTTCTCCCCACGCCGCCGCTGTCGCCGAGCCGGCGGCCGTCGCTGTCCGGCATGCCGTACCCTTCCACCGCCGACCAGCTGGAGATGGTCAGCGAGTTCCTGGGCGACGACGCCGTCAACCAGAGCATCATCTGCGACGCCGACTACTCGCAGACCTTCCTGCAGTCCATCATCATCCAGGATTGCATGTGGAGCGGATTCTCGGCCGCAGCTAAACTGAAGAAGGTGGTGTCCGAGCAGCTGGCGTCGCTGCACGCCGCCCGGAGGGACGCCAGCCCCGCAGCCCCAGCAGCCCCTCACTCGGCGGATGCTTCCCCGGCGTGTGCCGCCCGGGAAGCCGCCTCGGACCGCTCGTCCGCCTGGAGGCTCAACAGCAGCTACCTGCAGGATATCAACACGGCGGCGTCAGAGTGCATCGACCCCTCGGTGGTCTTCCCCTACCCGGTGGCCGAGACCCCCAAGCAGGGCGGGACCTCCGGTCGGGATTTAGGACTGGACACGCCGCCCAACAGTGGGAGCTGCAATAGCAGCGACTCGG aagatgatgatgaggaggaggaggacgaggaggaggaggaggaggaagaagaagaggcggAAGTAGATGCCGGTGACGAggtggaggatgaggaggagatCGACGTGGTGACGGTGGAGAAGCGGCAGGCGGTGAAGCGTTGCGACCGCTCGTGCGGCGGCCCCGCCGGCCCCCTGGTGCTCAAACGCTGCCACGTCTCCACCCAGCAGCACAACTACGCAGCGCACCCACCTGCCACGCACCCGGCGGGCAAGAGGCTCAAGATGGACGCCGGCGGAG CATGCGGAGGCGTGAGCCAGAGTCGCGTGCTAAAGCAGATCAGCGGCAACCGCAAGTGCTCCAGCCCGCGCTCCAGCCCGTCCGACTCGGAGGACCACGACAAGCGTCGCACTCACAACGTGCTGGAGCGCCAGCGCCGCAACGAGCTCAAGCTGAGCTTCCTGGCGCTGCGCGACCAGATCCCCGAGGTGGCCAACAACGACAAGGCGGCCAAAGTGCTGATCCTCAAGAAGGCGGCCGAGTGCGTCCGGGGCATGCAGGCCGACGAGCGCCGCCTGCTGTCGCTCAAGGAGCAGCTGAGGCGGCGGGGGCAACTCCTCGCGCACAAGCTTTCCACCTTGCGACACCAGCCCGCTTGA
- the myca gene encoding transcriptional regulator Myc-A isoform X1, whose amino-acid sequence MRLQPVIRISYPRMTRFHLVCLNQQSLKLKATIRSRTRRLATMPLSSALVSRNYDYDYDSLQPYFYYDHSEEDFYPQQPQPPAPSEDIWKKFELLPTPPLSPSRRPSLSGMPYPSTADQLEMVSEFLGDDAVNQSIICDADYSQTFLQSIIIQDCMWSGFSAAAKLKKVVSEQLASLHAARRDASPAAPAAPHSADASPACAAREAASDRSSAWRLNSSYLQDINTAASECIDPSVVFPYPVAETPKQGGTSGRDLGLDTPPNSGSCNSSDSEDDDEEEEDEEEEEEEEEEAEVDAGDEVEDEEEIDVVTVEKRQAVKRCDRSCGGPAGPLVLKRCHVSTQQHNYAAHPPATHPAGKRLKMDAGGACGGVSQSRVLKQISGNRKCSSPRSSPSDSEDHDKRRTHNVLERQRRNELKLSFLALRDQIPEVANNDKAAKVLILKKAAECVRGMQADERRLLSLKEQLRRRGQLLAHKLSTLRHQPA is encoded by the exons ATGCGTCTTCAGCCGGTCATACGGATTTCATATCCACGGATGACTCGTTTTCACCTTGTTTGTTTAAATCAACAGAG TTTGAAGCTTAAAGCCACGATTCGAAGCAGAACCCGGCGTTTGGCCACCATGCCGCTCAGCTCCGCTCTGGTGAGCCGGAACTACGATTACGACTACGACTCCCTCCAGCCCTACTTCTACTACGACCATTCGGAAGAGGACTTCTACCCGCAACAGCCGCAGCCCCCGGCGCCCAGCGAGGACATCTGGAAAAAGTTTGAGCTTCTCCCCACGCCGCCGCTGTCGCCGAGCCGGCGGCCGTCGCTGTCCGGCATGCCGTACCCTTCCACCGCCGACCAGCTGGAGATGGTCAGCGAGTTCCTGGGCGACGACGCCGTCAACCAGAGCATCATCTGCGACGCCGACTACTCGCAGACCTTCCTGCAGTCCATCATCATCCAGGATTGCATGTGGAGCGGATTCTCGGCCGCAGCTAAACTGAAGAAGGTGGTGTCCGAGCAGCTGGCGTCGCTGCACGCCGCCCGGAGGGACGCCAGCCCCGCAGCCCCAGCAGCCCCTCACTCGGCGGATGCTTCCCCGGCGTGTGCCGCCCGGGAAGCCGCCTCGGACCGCTCGTCCGCCTGGAGGCTCAACAGCAGCTACCTGCAGGATATCAACACGGCGGCGTCAGAGTGCATCGACCCCTCGGTGGTCTTCCCCTACCCGGTGGCCGAGACCCCCAAGCAGGGCGGGACCTCCGGTCGGGATTTAGGACTGGACACGCCGCCCAACAGTGGGAGCTGCAATAGCAGCGACTCGG aagatgatgatgaggaggaggaggacgaggaggaggaggaggaggaagaagaagaggcggAAGTAGATGCCGGTGACGAggtggaggatgaggaggagatCGACGTGGTGACGGTGGAGAAGCGGCAGGCGGTGAAGCGTTGCGACCGCTCGTGCGGCGGCCCCGCCGGCCCCCTGGTGCTCAAACGCTGCCACGTCTCCACCCAGCAGCACAACTACGCAGCGCACCCACCTGCCACGCACCCGGCGGGCAAGAGGCTCAAGATGGACGCCGGCGGAG CATGCGGAGGCGTGAGCCAGAGTCGCGTGCTAAAGCAGATCAGCGGCAACCGCAAGTGCTCCAGCCCGCGCTCCAGCCCGTCCGACTCGGAGGACCACGACAAGCGTCGCACTCACAACGTGCTGGAGCGCCAGCGCCGCAACGAGCTCAAGCTGAGCTTCCTGGCGCTGCGCGACCAGATCCCCGAGGTGGCCAACAACGACAAGGCGGCCAAAGTGCTGATCCTCAAGAAGGCGGCCGAGTGCGTCCGGGGCATGCAGGCCGACGAGCGCCGCCTGCTGTCGCTCAAGGAGCAGCTGAGGCGGCGGGGGCAACTCCTCGCGCACAAGCTTTCCACCTTGCGACACCAGCCCGCTTGA